Below is a genomic region from Deinococcus koreensis.
CACAACGGCTCGGTCTGGCCGCACGACACCGCCGCCGCCGCGCTGGGGATGCTGCGCTACGGCCTGACGAGCGAGGCCCGGCAGATCACCCGCGCCCTGTTCGACGCCGCCCGCGCCGCCCACGACGGCCGCCTGAGCGAACTCTTCGCCGGCTTTCCGCGCGAGCAGGACACGCCCCCGGTGCCCTACCCCGCCGCCTGCCACCCGCAGGGCTGGGACGCCGCCATCCCGCTGGCGCTGGCCCACGCGCTGGAGCAGGGCACCCTGACGCCGGCCGGCAGCCTGGGCTGAGCGCCCGCTCTGGGTCACCGACTCGAGAGACCGGCCGCCAGCGTCCGTACGATCTTTAAACGCGCCCTCACCCCGCCCAGGGAGTGGGGGCGCACACTGTAGCCATGCTGGATAACATTCTGAATACCGTCAAACGCGGGGCCGAAAAGGTGCAGCGCCGTGGCGAGGAGGTCGCTCAGGCCGCCCGCCTGCGGGTCGAGGTCTTCCAGCTCGGCCGCGAGCTCGATGGACACTTCGCCCGGCTGGGCCGCTCGTACCATTCAGGCGCCCAGATCGACGTCCTGCAGGGCGTGCAGGAGGACATCCGGCGGGTCGAGGAGGAGATCCGCGCCCGCGAGCGGCTGATCCAGGAGCTGGGCGACCCGGCCGATCTGGTGACCGACGAGCCGGCCTCGCCTCCCGAAGTCCAGCGGCTGGCCCCCGGCCCCCGCCCCGCCTCCGCGGCCTCCACGCCGACCGTCCCCGCCGCCGTGCCGCACCCCGGCCAGGAGGTCTCCATGACCCACTCAGACAAACCCGCCGTGCCCACCAGCCCCAACCCCACCGTGCAGCACAGCGACGAACTGGAAACACCCAAGGGCGACACCGCCAGCATGGGCAATGAGCCCGGCCGCGACCCGGTGCGCCGTGACCACACCCTGGGTCAGGCCGAGGTCATGAAGGGCCACAACGACCCGCTGGACAAGTAACCTCCCAGTCCAACAGGGTTCGCGATCAGGAAGGCCGCCCACATGCTTGGGGCGGCCTTTCCTCCTGTCGGTTCCGTGGCTGCGGCATCTCGCAGAGCGGTGAACGGATACGGCCCGCTCTCCCCTCCTGCACCGTGCCGACGATCCGCGCCCGGCGGCGGGTCATACGCACTGCGCTCTATTCCGCCCCCACCAGGAAAGCACCGGATGTTCCTCCATACCGCACAGCACGTACTCTTTGCTCCTCCCTCTGGTCGGGCCCAGTCGCTAAAGTTTGAGCGACTGGGCCGCAATTGGTATCAGCCCTGACGACGGAACGCCGGCGCCCGCTTCTCCTTGAAGGCCGTCACGCCCTCGGCATGTTCCCAGGAATCGCCGGCGAGCTGCTGCAGCGCGGCCTCCTGATCCAGCGCCTCGTCGAGGGTGGAACTCAGGGCGGCCTGCAGGGCCTGTTTGGTCAGCTTCAGGGCATGGGCGGGGCGGGCCGCCAGCCGCTCGGCATAGGCCTGCACGTCGGCCTGGAAGGAGTCGTCGGGAAAGACCCGCTCGCACAGGCCCGCCCTCAGGGCGTCCTCGGCGGTGACCTTCTCCGCGAAAGCCATGAGTTCGAAGGCCCGCTGGTAGCCCACCGCGCGGGGCAGGAACCAGGTGCTGCCGCTGTCGGGGATCAGGGCGATGTTGGAGAACACCTGGGTCAATGCGGCGCCCTGCGCCCACAGGCGGATGTCGCCGGACAGCGCCAGACTGGCCCCCGCCCCGGCCGCGATGCCGTTCACGGCGCTGATGACGGGCTTCTCCAGGCCCCGGATGGTGCGGATCAGGGGGTTGTAGGTGTGGTTCAGGTGCTCGGTGAAGGTCATGCCCCGCCCCGACACGTCGCCCAGATCCTGCCCGGCACAGAAGCCGCGCCCGGCGCCGGTGATCACCACGACCCGCACCTCCGGATCGGACTCGGCCTTCCTGAGTTCCCCGGTCAGGGTGAGTAGCAGGTCGTCGTTCGCGGCGTTCAGCTTCTCCGGGCGGTTGAGGGTCAGGGTACGCACGCCCGCGTGGGTCGCGGCCAGAATTACGCTCGTGGCGGTCATGGCCCCAGCGTAGCGCGCTACACTCGCCCGCGTGACCCCGCCCCTTCCCACCATCCTGGCACTGGACATCAGCAAGTCGCGCATCGGCTTCGCGGTGAATGCGGGGCGGCTGGCCTTCGGGCGGGGCAGTCTGGATCGCAGGCGGCTGCCGCTGGATCTCAAGGCGCTGCGGCAGAAGGTGGCCGAGACCGGCGCGACCGCCCTGCTGCTGGGCCTGCCCCTGCGCACCGACGGCGCCCCCAGCCCCGCCGCCGACCGCGTGCGCGCCTTCGCCAGAATCCTGCAGGAGCAGGGCTACACGGTGCTCTTCCAGGACGAGCGCTTCACCACCCGCCGCGCCCGCGACCTGGGCGCCGCCGATCTGGACGAGGCGGCGGCCGTGCAGATCCTGGAGCTGTACCTGCTGGGGCTGGCGCGGGTGGAGAACGATGCGGACGATAGCGGCGCGGAGGATGACTCCGACGATCCAGAGAACGCCTGAGTACGCGCCTCACCGCACATCTGTGCTTGCATCTCCGCCGCGTGGAGCGCACCCTGGAGCATGTTGAAGAGACTGAGCGCCTGGTTGCTGCGCCGCGCTGAGCGGCAGGTGGTTGTGCTGGCACCTCAGCGGCCCCGTCGCCCAGGCCCGGACGATGCCGACGACCACGTGGGCGTCCCTGTCCCGGTCGGCCCCGGACCCCGGCGGGGCGGTGCCCAGGCGCGCCCCCCACAGCCCGAAGAGATTCTGGGCACCGACCGCTGAGCAGGGTCATCCGGCAGCTGAGCCCCGGCCTGACGGAGCCGCTGGCCCACCCGTGGCCGCGCCGCCTATACTCTTCCCACTGACACGAACTGCACCGCCGGCCTGACCGTGGGCCGCCTCTTTCGTCTGTCTCGCCAGGAGGGCACGATATGCAAGGCAACATGATGGACGTCCAGCTCGGGGTTCCCTTCATTCTGGAGCGCGCACGCACCCTGTACCGGCACCGCGAGGTCGTGAGCCTGCTGGTCGCCGGCCGCGACGAGGCCGGGAATCCCATTCCCCGCAAGCACCGCACGAACTACGGCGAGGTGGCCGACCGGGCGCGGCAACTGGCGGGCGGCCTGCTCGCGCTGGGGCTGAATCCGGGCGACCGGGTGGCCACGCTGGCCGTCAACTCCTTCCGGCACCTGGAGGCCTATCTGGGCGTGCCCAGCGCCGGGCTGGTGCTGCATACCGTGAACATCCGCCTGCACCCCGAGCAGGTCGCCTGGATCCTCAACCACGCCGAAGACCGCGTGCTGCTCATCGAGAACGTGTTCGCGGCGATGATCCCGGCCCTGAAGGCCGCCTGCCCGAAACTGGAGCACGTCTTCGTGCTGGGGCCGACCCCACAGCCCATTCCCGGCGTGGGCGACTACGACGCCCTGGTGGCCGGCAGCGCGCCCCTGGAACGCTACCCCAAGATCGACGAGAACGCGGCGGCGGCCATGTGCTACACCTCCGGCACGACCGGCAACCCCAAGGGCGTGGTGTACTCGCACCGCTCGACCGTGCTGCACTCGATGGCCAGCGCCCCCAAGGACTGCCTGAACGTGGGCGAGCGCGATACCGTGCTGCCCATCGTGCCGATGTTCCACGTGAACGCCTGGGGCCTGCCCTACACCTGCGCCATGTACGGCGCGCAGCAGGTCTACGGCGGCGTGTTCAGCGACGGCCGGAGCCTCGCGGGGCTGCTGCAGGACGAACAGGTCACCATCACGGCCGGCGTGCCGACCATCTGGATGGGCCTGCTGGGCGAACTCGACCGCGCGAAAAACGAGGGCACCCCCTACGACCTGAGTCGCCTGGACAGCCTGATCGTGGGCGGCAGCGCCGCGC
It encodes:
- a CDS encoding enoyl-CoA hydratase-related protein, which translates into the protein MTATSVILAATHAGVRTLTLNRPEKLNAANDDLLLTLTGELRKAESDPEVRVVVITGAGRGFCAGQDLGDVSGRGMTFTEHLNHTYNPLIRTIRGLEKPVISAVNGIAAGAGASLALSGDIRLWAQGAALTQVFSNIALIPDSGSTWFLPRAVGYQRAFELMAFAEKVTAEDALRAGLCERVFPDDSFQADVQAYAERLAARPAHALKLTKQALQAALSSTLDEALDQEAALQQLAGDSWEHAEGVTAFKEKRAPAFRRQG
- a CDS encoding RuvX/YqgF family protein, with the protein product MTPPLPTILALDISKSRIGFAVNAGRLAFGRGSLDRRRLPLDLKALRQKVAETGATALLLGLPLRTDGAPSPAADRVRAFARILQEQGYTVLFQDERFTTRRARDLGAADLDEAAAVQILELYLLGLARVENDADDSGAEDDSDDPENA
- a CDS encoding long-chain fatty acid--CoA ligase: MQGNMMDVQLGVPFILERARTLYRHREVVSLLVAGRDEAGNPIPRKHRTNYGEVADRARQLAGGLLALGLNPGDRVATLAVNSFRHLEAYLGVPSAGLVLHTVNIRLHPEQVAWILNHAEDRVLLIENVFAAMIPALKAACPKLEHVFVLGPTPQPIPGVGDYDALVAGSAPLERYPKIDENAAAAMCYTSGTTGNPKGVVYSHRSTVLHSMASAPKDCLNVGERDTVLPIVPMFHVNAWGLPYTCAMYGAQQVYGGVFSDGRSLAGLLQDEQVTITAGVPTIWMGLLGELDRAKNEGTPYDLSRLDSLIVGGSAAPESLIRAFQDRHGLSLLHAWGMTETHPLGTASSIPAGVDPQSDEAYALRAKQGRAVPLIELELLSDDGVRLPHDGKTMGRLITRGPWVSSSYFKGEGQDNFFELDGEMWFDTGDIATLDERGYMHIQDRAKDLIKSGGEWIGSVDLENAIMAHPAVAQCAVIAMDDPKWDERPLAVVVPRPGQTVTHEELMAFIAPRFAKWWLPDATVLTDNIPIGATGKFLKRELREEYRGYGLQNFPVRADTV